One genomic segment of Chelonia mydas isolate rCheMyd1 chromosome 1, rCheMyd1.pri.v2, whole genome shotgun sequence includes these proteins:
- the TXNL4B gene encoding thioredoxin-like protein 4B: protein MKMSFLLPKLTNKKEVDQAIKSVAEKVLVLRFGKDDDPVCLQLDDILAKTSHDLSKMAAIYLVDVNKVPVYTQYFDISYIPSTVFFFNGQHMKVDYGSPDHTKFVGSFKTKQDFIDLTEVIYRGAMRGKLIVRSPIDPKNVPKYDLLYQGI, encoded by the exons ATGAAGATGAGTTTCCTGCTGCCCAAATTGACCAATAAAAAGGAAGTGGATCAGGCAATAAAAAGTGTAGCGGAGAAAGTTTTGGTTCTTCGATTTGGGAAAGATGATGATCCTGTTTGTCTTCAATTGGATGATATT CTTGCAAAGACATCTCATGACTTAAGTAAAATGGCAGCCATTTACTTGGTGGATGTGAACAAGGTGCCAGTGTACACCCAGTATTTTGACATCAGTTATATTCCATCTACTGTCTTTTTCTTCAATGGACAGCACATGAAAGTGGATTATGG GTCTCCAGATCACACTAAATTTGTGGGAAGCTTTAAAACAAAGCAAGACTTCATAGATTTGACTGAAGTGATTTACCGTGGAGCAATGCGTGGAAAGCTCATTGTACGGAGTCCTATTGATCCAAAAAATGTTCCCAAATATGACCTTCTCTATCAAGGAATTTAA